Proteins from a genomic interval of Zingiber officinale cultivar Zhangliang chromosome 1B, Zo_v1.1, whole genome shotgun sequence:
- the LOC122038143 gene encoding uncharacterized protein LOC122038143 — protein MTRSSTSELLDFDSEIDRTFHILLRNQKRAKTTSTSSFPVTEFNMENKQTLRELAAPDVSYNSLCIQYPELEVDFELRSGLIHLLPKFNGLSGEDPSRHLQEFHAVCSTMKPHGIGEEDIYLRAFPFSLAGAAKDWLYSRTPGTITFWVDMKRSFLEKFFPASRAGAIRRAICSVQQLSGETLYEYWERFEKLCSSCLHHQISDHLLIQYFYEGLLPMDRCMIDAASGGALVNKTPAEAREIISTMAANAQQFGNRQESTKGVNGAQLTKLDAQDIKNSLLQEMTSAFRQLALSHSQQPTTQAVPTVMICGLCFCSSHTTDICPLLQQEGISFVSDHVAVANNFQPRSQFYQQPSGNKQPYDPFSTTYNPGWRDHPNLKYGNPYQQQPYQHPYQQQPYQQLSSSSQRPAVCPSLPQLPYRPSQLQLPKPELTTQKLEELIQQMQLMTSNQQNLERQIGQMATSITQLQSQGSGQLPSQIVPNPKGNVSAITLRSGKSTREAELIPLAPVTNSVSLEQETEQSGHLPFPQRSV, from the coding sequence ATGACCAGATCATCTACCAGTGAACTATTAGATTTTGATTCAGAAATTGATAGGACATTTCATATTTTGTTGAGAAATCAGAAGAGAGCAAAAACAACTTCAACAAGTAGCTTCCCAGTGACCGAATTTAACATGGAGAACAAACAAACACTTAGGGAGTTGGCTGCACCAGATGTCTCTTATAACTCATTGTGCATTCAATATCCAGAGTTGGAGGTGGATTTTGAACTACGTTCAGGGCTCATTCATCTCCTTCCTAAATTTAATGGATTATCTGGTGAAGACCCTTCTAGGCACCTTCAGGAATTTCATGCAGTCTGCTCTACCATGAAACCCCACGGTATTGGGGAGGAAGATATTTATCTGAGAGCTTTTCCATTTTCGTTAGCAGGAGCAGCGAAGGATTGGTTGTACTCTAGAACTCCCGGTACGATTACATTTTGGGTGGATATGAAAAGATCATTTTTGGAAAAATTCTTTCCTGCTTCACGAGCAGGAGCTATTAGGCGAGCAATCTGTAGTGTCCAGCAACTTTCTGGGGAGACATTGTATGAGTATTGGGAACGTTTTGAAAAGTTATGTTCTAGCTGTCTCCATCATCAAATCAGTGATCATTTGCTCATACAGTATTTCTATGAGGGACTCCTGCCCATGGATAGATGTATGATCGATGCAGCAAGTGGGGGAGCGTTGGTGAATAAAACACCTGCAGAGGCAAGAGAGATCATTTCTACTATGGCAGCCAATGCCCAACAGTTTGGGAATCGACAAGAATCTACTAAGGGAGTAAATGGAGCCCAGTTAACTAAGTTAGATGCTCAAGATATTAAGAATAGCTTGTTACAGGAGATGACTTCAGCATTCAGGCAGTTGGCACTTAGCCATTCACAGCAGCCCACAACCCAGGCAGTGCCAACAGTAATGATTTGTGGACTTTGTTTTTGTTCATCTCACACTACTGACATTTGCCCTTTGTTGCAGCAAGAGGGAATTTCTTTTGTTTCCGACCACGTGGCAGTAGCAAATAACTTTCAGCCCCGATCTCAATTTTACCAACAGCCATCTGGGAATAAACAGCCATACGATCCTTTTTCTACTACATATAATCCCGGATGGAGAGATCACCCTAATTTGAAATATGGGAATCCATATCAGCAGCAACCATATCAGCATCCATATCAGCAGCAGCCATATCAGCAACTATCTTCTTCATCCCAGAGGCCAGCAGTGTGTCCATCACTTCCTCAACTCCCTTACCGTCCATCACAACTTCAATTGCCCAAACCAGAACTTACCACACAAAAGCTGGAAGAGCTTATACAACAGATGCAGTTAATGACAAGTAATCAGCAGAACTTAGAGAGACAAATTGGGCAGATGGCGACAAGTATCACTCAACTGCAGTCACAGGGATCGGGCCAATTACCATCACAAATAGTGCCAAACCCAAAAGGAAATGTCAGTGCTATTACACTTCGAAGTGGGAAATCCACTAGGGAAGCAGAGCTCATACCATTAGCACCAGTTACGAATTCAGTAAGTTTGGAGCAGGAAACTGAACAATCTGGGCACTTACCTTTTCCGCAGAGATCTGTATAA